A genomic window from Candidatus Methylacidiphilum fumarolicum includes:
- a CDS encoding homing endonuclease associated repeat-containing protein has translation MKPQPIDQTIKKNKEWTEAVVLEEIKKWHEAGKPLFSHYMRKHYQELLAAAVRYFGNWGKAVEAAGLSYDEIRRYKAWSKEKIIQMIQQLYRQGTDLSFRSMMLGEYAPMVYAAIRPNYFGSWKNALLAAGLAPQDIYRYKSWKNENILEEIRRLYKEGADLSSKQMEKNASSLIAIARRRFGSWSSAIEQAGLDYDKIRNRKRWSKEQIIQGIRSLKEKGISLTSTKVREVNPALFAAACKKRFFGSWKKAVENALS, from the coding sequence ATGAAACCCCAACCAATAGACCAAACTATAAAGAAAAATAAAGAATGGACCGAGGCAGTGGTTCTCGAGGAAATCAAAAAATGGCATGAAGCAGGTAAGCCTCTTTTTTCCCATTACATGAGGAAGCATTATCAGGAACTTCTTGCTGCTGCTGTTCGATATTTTGGCAATTGGGGGAAAGCGGTGGAAGCTGCTGGTCTATCTTATGATGAAATCCGTCGTTACAAGGCCTGGTCGAAAGAAAAGATTATTCAGATGATTCAACAGCTTTATCGCCAAGGTACTGATCTTTCTTTTCGATCCATGATGCTTGGAGAATACGCGCCTATGGTTTATGCGGCTATCCGGCCCAATTATTTTGGAAGTTGGAAAAATGCACTTCTAGCTGCTGGATTGGCACCTCAGGACATTTATAGATATAAATCTTGGAAAAACGAAAATATTCTTGAAGAAATTAGAAGATTGTATAAAGAGGGTGCGGACTTAAGTTCTAAGCAAATGGAAAAGAATGCAAGTTCTTTAATCGCTATTGCCCGAAGGAGATTTGGTAGTTGGTCTTCGGCAATAGAACAGGCAGGCTTGGATTACGATAAGATTCGTAACCGAAAAAGGTGGTCAAAAGAGCAGATTATTCAAGGGATAAGGTCGTTAAAAGAAAAGGGAATTTCATTAACGAGTACGAAGGTCAGAGAGGTTAATCCTGCTCTTTTTGCAGCCGCTTGTAAAAAGAGGTTTTTTGGGAGTTGGAAAAAAGCAGTGGAAAACGCTTTA
- a CDS encoding glycosyltransferase family 9 protein: MKILIIKLSSFGDIIQCFPVASGLLKKFLSAKIDWVTYDNYRELFEYQPSISRVFTIPHYSSCGMVESLVQIIKLIRTLQKERYDMVLDLQGLFRSGIICGFSGAKRKIGPWNGREGSLFFYKERIMPPPPPAQERYLEFLRYLGIQPDPYAFQLPLLPPILDIKDYIVVHPYSRWPSKIWPWRNYQALTLRLPQFHFVFVGIGPWFPVNEANCTDLRGKLPLGKLIALLGNAKAMISGDSGPAHLAAALGCPTLVMFGPTDAAESRPIGRKVFVLQSDVSCSPCWHANCLNKESPLQCLSGITVELIVKKLMILLEN; the protein is encoded by the coding sequence ATGAAAATTTTAATCATCAAATTAAGTTCCTTTGGAGATATTATTCAATGTTTTCCAGTAGCTAGTGGGCTGTTAAAAAAGTTTCTTTCGGCAAAAATCGATTGGGTCACATATGATAATTATAGAGAGCTATTCGAATATCAACCTTCCATATCTCGTGTCTTTACTATCCCACATTATTCCTCTTGTGGGATGGTAGAATCGTTGGTTCAGATTATCAAGCTGATTAGGACGCTTCAAAAAGAGCGTTATGATATGGTTCTTGATCTCCAGGGTCTTTTCCGAAGTGGTATTATCTGTGGTTTTAGTGGAGCAAAAAGAAAGATAGGGCCATGGAATGGGAGGGAAGGCTCTCTTTTCTTTTATAAGGAGCGGATTATGCCTCCCCCTCCTCCAGCTCAAGAAAGATATCTAGAGTTTTTGCGATACTTAGGAATCCAACCCGATCCTTATGCTTTTCAGTTGCCGTTGCTTCCGCCAATTTTAGATATAAAAGACTATATAGTCGTTCATCCCTACTCCCGGTGGCCTTCCAAAATTTGGCCTTGGAGAAACTATCAAGCCTTAACCCTACGGCTGCCTCAATTCCATTTTGTTTTTGTTGGGATAGGACCATGGTTTCCTGTCAATGAAGCTAATTGCACGGACCTTCGTGGAAAACTTCCTTTAGGAAAGCTAATTGCTTTATTAGGCAATGCCAAAGCTATGATAAGTGGGGATTCGGGCCCAGCTCATCTGGCAGCCGCTTTAGGATGTCCGACCCTTGTGATGTTTGGCCCTACGGATGCGGCAGAATCTCGTCCGATAGGGAGAAAAGTCTTTGTGCTTCAAAGCGATGTTTCTTGTTCCCCATGTTGGCATGCAAATTGCTTAAACAAAGAGTCTCCCTTACAATGTTTGTCAGGCATAACGGTAGAATTAATTGTAAAAAAATTAATGATTCTTTTGGAAAATTAA